In Lepus europaeus isolate LE1 chromosome 19, mLepTim1.pri, whole genome shotgun sequence, the genomic window GTGACAACGCCCTCCCCAGCTGCAGGACCCACTGGCACTCACAGGGGCCCTGAGGACCATGCACACTCTTCCCATATCCTAGTGACCTGGGGTGGGCCATGAGCTGCTCTGCCCAGAGGCTTCCTGTGGGGGAGGGACAGGCCAGGTCAGGATGCCAGGTCCCCACGGGGGGCTGACTCTAGGGGGAGGTGTTGCTCTTCTGCTTCTGGAAACACATTCCCCACCCTTCCTGCCTGCAATTGGCCTGGCCAGACCCCAGATAGgtgctcagggctgggctgggcagggctcagaGTGACCGTGGTGCCCCCTCCCTGACGTCTTGTCTACAGGAACCCCAACGGCGAGGGCCTGCCGCACTGGCCCGTGTTCAACCAGGAGGAGCGATACCTGCAGCTGAACGTGCAGCCTGCAGTGGGCCAGGCCCTGAAGGCCCACAGGTTCCAGTTCTGGACCCACACCCTGCCCCAGAGGGTCCAGGAGCTAAGGGGCTCTGAGCAGAAGCACATGGAGCTGTAGCTGCCAGTGTGGAGGTGGGGGATAGGGGCTCCAGTGCAGGTGGGGCCCCGATGCACTCAACACATCCATGGAGGTGCCATGCATTCAGCACTCTCGTGGCCACTCAGTCCTGCTGGCCTCCCTCCACTCAGCAGATTGTTGTAGAGAACCCACGTCTTGAGGTTCATTGCCAAGCCTGCCCTGGGGCCCCTTGTGTGAGAAGCACCCAGTACACCTCCATGGAGCCTGTTTGGGCAACACCAGTGCCTGCCCAGCTTCCTCAGCACCCACTGGGCCATGGGCCCCTCCTGCTTCTTTCCCCCTCCACCTTCTCTacactctccccctcctctcctcccagccccagacCCTCCCACATGGAGGGAGCTGCGTTGGGGATTGTTGCCCACTCCTGGGTGCCTAAagacacctcctcctcctcccagcatgCCCTGTGATCTCATATCTCTCAGTGGCCACAGAGGACCTGGACTCCACGATTCAATGTGCCTTCGTCCCTGCAGGCTGCCATGTGTGGCGCCCTCAATCCCATCCATGCAGCACAAATAAAGGGTTCCAGGCCTTTCACGGCTGAGTCACATTCACCTGAGTGAACCTGCCACATTTCCTTAGACCCTCAGCTCTCAAGAGACACCTGCTTACCTCCACACTGGGATACCATGAATCATTGATGCAGTAAACCTGGAGTGTAGGGCTTTTGCTTTGCACAGGGGGTTAAGTCTCTACCCATGTcgctggtatctcatatgagcgacagttcaggtcccagctgctccactcctgatccagatctctgctaaggcacctgggaaagcagcagaggagggcccaagtgcttaggcccctgccacccaagtggggtACACAGATAATGTATCTCCCTCTGGACTTTGGCCTGGGCTatccctggccatggtggctgaGAGAGCCCTGGGCTGAGCAGAGGTCAAGGCCAGTTCTCAGGAGGCATAAAGTCAGCCTTCATGAGCCAGGGTCCACTTCCCCTGGGTGCTCCCgtgcccaggctgctcctcctTCCTGCAGGGAGCCTgatgtttcctacactcaggctgacccccccacacacactgctaTCACAGGACCACATCTACCTTGCTGGGTGCCCAGTGGGGAAGGTATGGACCCTGGGTCTTACATTTTACTCAAGGTTCTGGTCCCATGGAGAAGAGGATtcaaagcagcagcagccacaggcagTGCACACAAGCAGCTTTTATTTCAAGGAGAGAGAGCGTGACCACACCTGCACGCCTACTGAGGGCCGCCACACACGGAGAGATGCTCAGCATGAATGGGCCAGGGTTGCctaggagggaagagaggaagaggcagcccAAGGAGGATTCCCAAGCACAGCCAGGGGCAGAGAGCGCCCTCCCCTTTCTCATCCCAGGGGGCAGTGCCCTAAATGAATAACCCCGTGGggtgggatctcacttgcaggaATATTGAAGGGATTGTTATGGCCCCTCCATCCAGAATTTCACTTCCAGGTTTCCATCATGGcttctccttcctggtcccagctgagagacaggtgcatcctgggaaagtggTGTCACAGTgcgttaagccatcatctgcagtgccctcatcccatgtaggcacagagccgagtcctggttgcttcacttccaagccAGATCACTGGgtatgcgcctaggaaagcagcagaagcccttagtgcttgggcctctacactttcctgggagacccagaagaatctcctggctcctggctttcgcttgtccagccccagcagtttggggagtaaaccagatgatacaagatctctcccttggggccagagctgtggcatagtgggtaaggtcgctgcctgaagtgcctgcatcccctgtggaTCTCCTCTGACCCCGTGCACCTGCCAGGGACTTTTACAGGGCTAAGGCTCCATGGTGAAGGTGACCCCACTGTAGAACCTGACATTTGTTTTATCATGAATCAGGCCATGTGGGAATTACTCATGGCATGTATCCTTGATCCTTTGTCTACTCACTCAAAAGGCCCAGGTCTCTCTCCCACACCCTTTCCCTGTCTAATCCCCAGAGCACCCTTGTGGCCAGGCATCGCCTACTGTGACATGGGAGGTTCCTCCCAGGGAGGAGTCAGCTTTCAAGGGCTGGGGATGATTGATTTCTGCtggtttgaaggcagagagacagggaaagagggagagacagagtgagagagagatctcccctccACGGTCACCTCAGTCGCCCGCTGTGTTACTAGGGGAGCATCCCGGCTGCCTTGCTACTGCTGAGCCAGTGTCTGCCCAACAGTTTGCACTTCCCTTGGGCTTCTACCAAGGGTGGGACCCGCAGGGCAGGTGGAGCTCCAGGTTAAGTGTTGAAGGACTGCCCGTCGGGTTCCTAGAGCAGTTGTCCCATTTCCCTAACACCAGTGATGCGTAgagcttcccctccccacccacacccaGCGCTCTGCACCCCTGTGAGGTTGGCTGTGTGTCTCTGAGTCTCCCTCTCCTTCAGCTCCCCCTCTGCCTCACTGTGCTCTTCCTCCTGATTCCTTCTGATGAAGAAACCGGTTTACCCCTGGCTCTCTCTGGAGAGGGTGGCACCGTCCCTGTGGTGCCTTCTGGCCATtcctctgtcccctcaccctCTGTACACAGGAATTCTAGCCTAGAGGCGCCATCAGGTTCAGCTGTTAGggttcagcatcttttttttccttgttttggcAAGACCAGCATGTGGTGCTGAGTCCTCACCGTAGAACATCTCGACCTTTTCATATCTGCTTTGAGGCACAAAATACGTCATGAGGGGCCGCATTGGGAGCAGCAGTGGAGCCACCGCTGGGGacgccccagccctgagccctgtgCCTGGGTCCCGCCTCggcacctcctgactccagcttcctgctgacgtgcaggctgagaggcagcaggtgggctcCGGTACTGATCCctgcttcccacgtgggagacccggattgagttcagggctcctggctatcAGGGCCCCGTCCCAGCTGTggtgggtgtttggagagtgaactagcaccaggacatctctgtctctctgtgtgtgtctctgtccttctttcatataaatgaatacaaattacaAACAAGAGACACAGAGGCATCAGGTCCCACGTCTTTCCTCTTCATTGTGTGAGATCCTTGTCTGTGGGCACATccttacagcttcctgctaatgtgtgcctagCACGTGCTAATTCATTGGTAGAAACTCTACTGATCCATGGCTTTCCCCATTAGGTGACGTCATCACCTCCTCCCTCGCTGGTCCCTAGGTCAGGCTGTGCTTGTTCTGTCCTGGGCACAGTCACCTCCCTCCTGCATTCATGGCATCAATGCCATCTCTTTTATACAGCatgctctctttctgtgtttagaaaactatatatatattaagccggcgccatggctcaacaggctaatcgtccgccttgcggcgccggcacaccaggttctagtcccggttggggtgccagattctatcccggttgcccctcttccaggccagctctctgctatggcccgggagtgcagtggaggatggcccaagtgcttgggccctgcacccgcatgggagaccaagagaagcacctggctcctggcttcagatcagcacgatgtgctggccacagcggccattggagggtgaaccaacggcaaaggaagacctttctctctgtctctctctcacactatccactctgcctgtcaaaaaattgaCGGACCTAGGCTTTGAACATGAAATTAGACTGAAAACATAGGAGGTCTGGCCTGCCTGGTGTTGCCTGGGTCCCTGACTTATTGCCCAGATCCTGCCATCTGGCCGGAGTTCTGTGTGCTGGGTACCTGCACAGTCCACAGGCACTGGTTAGACCAGGTGGGGGATGAGCAGGCAAtaggtgggggaagccacaagtTACAAACTTGACTTTCCCCAGGTGATGGTGTGGGCATTGGAGGAGAACTCTGGGGAAGGGGCCACCCATCTCCCTGTCCGTCCCCAGTTCCCGCGCCCCTGTCTACTTCTTCGAGTTCCAGCATCGACCCAGCTTCACAAAGGACCTCAGGCCGCCCCACGTGAGGGCCGACCACGGCGATGAGGTTGTCTTTGTGTTCAGATCGTTTCTCTTTGGCAGCAAAGGTGAATCTTCTCCCTCAACTTTGGGATGAGGTCCAGGCTCTCCCTGTGTGGGCTCTGTGCTCACCCTAAGGATGTAAGGACAAAGCTCAGATGGGATCCAGTGTCCAAAGTTTTACAGCTCAGAGGGCAAAGCCGCGATTGGAATCTGAGAGCCCTCAGGCCACAGCCTGAGGTCCAGATGTCCAGGGGAATATCCTCTTCTGCCCGCCCAGGGATGAGTGTCCAGCCTAGGAGCACGTGGGTTCAAAGTCATGTCTGTTTCCTAACAATGTCCCAGGTCAGAGGGAAGAAATCATCCAGGCAAGGAAGAAGCCAGAGTCTGACTTAGGGGCTGACTGGGGACGTGGAGCGTGACAAAGCATGTCCCACTGGTGAGGGAAAGACATGAGGTTGGCGAGTAGCCGAGGGTCAAATTCCACCAGGCCTGGTGAGCGTGGTGCATGATGGGGCAGCAGCACTGGGGTGGCCCGAGCTGACCCTGCCCTTCCCCTCTGCAGTGCCCCTCactgaggaggaggagctgctgaGCAGGAGGGTAATGAAGTACTGGGCCAACTTTGCTCGCAACGGGTGagacaaccccccccccaaattcccaggaaccagggaccctctgccctccctcctctgtgGGTCCCCACATGGGGTTGACGCTAGGGGGAGGTTGTTCTTCTGCTGCCTCTGGAAACCCATTCCATACCATCCTGCCTGTAATTGGCCTGGCCAGACCACAGATAGgtgctcagggctgggctgggcagggctcagaGTAACCAAGGTGTCCCCTTCTTGATGTCTTGTCTGCAGGAACCCCAATGGTGAGGTCCTGCCGCACTGGCCCATGTTCGACCAGGAGGAGCGATACCTGCAGCTGAACGTGCAGCCTGCAGTGGGCCAGGCCCTGAAGGCCCGCAGGCTCCAGTTCTGGACCCATACCCTGCCCCAGAGGGTCCAGGAGCTGAGGGGCGCTGAGCAGAAGCACACAGAGCTGTAGCTgccagtgtgggggtgggggcccctaATGTGCCCATGTAAACTCACAGAGGAGAGATTTATTCAGCACTCTCACATGACCACTtattcctcctggcctccctccaCTCAGCAGACCATTGTGGAGAATCCATGGCTTGAGGTTCATTGCCAAGCCTGCCCTGGGGCCCTTGAGTGAGACACACCCAGTACACCCTCCATGGAGCTGTGTTGGGCAACACCAGTGCCTGCCCAGCTTCCTCAACACCCGCTGGGCCTGAGTCCCTCCCAATGTCCTCCACTCTACCCACTGCCCTCTCCTGTCCTCCCAGCCCCAGAACCCTCCCCACGTGGAGGGAGCTGTGTTGGGGATTGTTGCTCACACATGGGTGCCTTAAGCCCTAtaacctgctcctcctcccagcatGCCCTGTGATCTCACATCTCTTAGTGGCCACAGAGGACCAGACTCCAGGAGCCACCGTGGCTTCATCCCTTTATGCTGCCATGCGTGGCGTCCTCAATCCCATCCACGCAGCACAAATAAAGGGTTCCAGTCCTTTCACACTGAGTCACATTCACCTGAGTGAACCTGCCACGTTTTCTTAGACCCTCAGCTCTCAAGAGACACCTGCTTACCTCCACAGCTGGGATACCATGAGTCATTGATGTAGTAAACCTGGAGTGTAGGGCTGTTGCTTTGCACAGGGGGTTAACCTCTGCCCATGTTGCAGATattcccatatgagtgacagttccggtcccagctgctccactcctgatccagagCTCTGCTAcggcacctggaaaagcagcagaggagggcccaagtgcttgggcccctgcctccctcgtGGGGTACACAGATAATGTTTCTCCCTCTGGACCtggcctgggctagccctggccatagtggctgAGAGAGCCCTGGGCTGAGCAGAGGTCAAGGCCAGTACTCAGGAGGCACAAAGTCAGCCTTCATGAGCCAGGGTCCACGTCCCCTGGGTGCTCCCGGGCCCAGgctgctgctcctccttcctGCAGGGAGCCTgatgtttcctacactcaggctgactcccagcccctccactgcTATCACAGGACCACACCTACCCTGCTGGGTCCCCAGTAGGGAAGGTTGGACCCTGGGTCTTACATTTTTCTCAAGGTTCTTGTCCCCATGTAGATGAGAAATCGAAATGTCACTGGAGacaaggccatggaagccatgGCATTCTCGTCTTCACACAaggaagaattcaggcgtgagacagagagcaaaggctttcttggggacagggcatctgtcagaaatgaagggacaaagagagagcgCCAGTCACTGGGACCGGGGGAGAGCGAGGTGACAGggatgagtggagagaatacacctgggcagtcCAGGCGGGGGCtcagcagggagacagagggctGAACGCCCAGTCTGGAATCCCTTGGTTTCTAAGGGAacctgtttacccacctccccctctcctccaggaaaaAGGTTGGGGACCCcaggaagggtttgttgggtgaaaatcagaaaattcctcgccagatttgctggcactgtgcagagcagaggggcttccctttGGCATCTGAGGTTTTGTTGCCCCGTGTTAgcaggtcaggtaacccatctggtcctgagcaGGGAGTTCTCCctggagctttccttgggggaagggctgggacacCTGGGAGGttgtcagggtctgggcaggatgTGAAGTGcaggatgctgggcttctggggcttccACAGTGGGTGCTGGGATGCAggccttctcacacacacacagactaagtttctgacttcctactgacacaagcagcagcagccacaggcagTGCACACAAGCTCTTTTATTTCAAGGAGAAAGAGCGTGACCACACCTGCACGCCTACTGAGGGCCGCCACACACGGAGAGACACTCAGCAGGAATGGGCCAGGGTTGCctaggagggaagagaggaagaggcagcccAGGGAGGATTCCCAAGCACAGCCAGGGGCAGAGAGCGCCCTCCCCTTTCTCATCCCAGGGGGTGGTGCCCTAAATGCATAACCCCGTGGGGTGGGATCTCACCTGTGGGAATATTGAAGGGATTGTTGTGGCCCCTCCCTCCAGAATGTCACTTCCAGGTTTCCATCATGGcttctccttcctggtcccagCTGAGACataggtgcatcctgggaaagtggGGTAAAAGACTGACAAGCAAAGGGATAAAGTTACAATGCAGGGCTGGCAAAGTTCCAGCTCCCCTATTCCCGTTGTTCTTCCTGCCTGGTTGCCACATATCAGGGTGGACCAGCAGGTTGTCACTGTCAAGGAGAGAACAGAACTGTGTCTCAGAAGAAGCTGGGGACACAGCACACATTGGGTTCAGCTCTTAGTTGGTGCCATGGTCACTGCCTCTCAAAACCTGGACCCTGAGTGAGCAGGAAGGGGATGGGCAGAGTCGGGAAAGGATGGAGGAGGGGCCTGGACCCAGTGGGCAACCAGCCTGGAAACCAAGGAGCAGCTTCCAGGATCCGGGGCAGTGACACCTGCCAGCCTTGGCTCAGGGTGatccctggggcaggggctgtggcacagagcagtcaagccaccatctgcagtgccctcatcccatgtaggcacagaGCCAGTCCCGGcggcttcacttccgatccagctttctgctaatgcgcctaggagagcagcagaagcccccgtgcttgggcccctgcactcactgtgagacccagaagaagctgctggctcctggtgctgggctgacccagccctggacgttTGTAACTGCACCTGTAGACAGGacatctctctgtttgtctctctgacactttaactctgccttcaaataaataaatctctttttttaatggtttAATCTTCTCTGAAAAGGCCTCCTGGGTGTCCAATTACAGCCCAGTGCAACTTCCTGTCCACACACACTATTCTGGACCAAGTGCCAGGACAGTGAAGCTGGTGACTCAAGGATTGAAGTGAGGGGCCTGGACCCCCAGAGGATcctagaaagaggagagacagccaAGCTAGGTTCCCCACCTGACCTCTCCTCTCTCAACACAGGCACACAAGCCCCGCCCCACGGTGCACCCCGCCTgcttcctgcccagcccaggggcgAGGCCCTGATCCCAGCCTGGAGCACTGGGTGCAGCCTACAGGACACAGAGGTGCACACGCGGGCCTCCTAGGAGCATGGGGCTGCACCGAAGGGTCGCGCGGCTCGGCGCCATGGTCTGcgggctcctgctgctcctcgACCCGGGTCACGGTGAGGCTTCGCGGGCGGCAACAGGGACCATGGTCACATCTGCCCAATCCCGCAGTTAGAGCCTGCGGCCACAGGAGGGCAGCGCCTGGGAGGTTGGAGGGGGTGGTGGTGACTACGCAGGACCTGGGAGCCCATGGTGGGCCCCTGAGGCCCAGACATGGAGGAGTGAGCCCAGCACGAAGGCTCTCAGCAGCGCTGGTCGGGGTAGGCCGCCAGGACAGGAAGCGGGGTGGGAAATGGGGCCCTTTCCCTCCCTAGCTTGAGGCTGTGGTGACTGTGCCCTCCCCAGGACAATGAGGAacctgccctgggctgtgtgtCTGCCAGGGTCTCCTCTGACCCTGTGCACCTGGCAGGGGTCCTCCTGGGCTGGATTCCAGGGCAAAGCTGACCACACCTCGGTGCCTGGCATTCTGGGAGCTCAGGCCAAGAGGGCACCACCCCTGGGTGTGTCGTGGAGCCTTTATCTCCTCATTCCAAAGGCCCAAgactggagctggcattgcagaGCAATGGCGTCCCGTGGGAACACTGGTTCCAGCTCTGCCTGCTCATCACCCAGTGCAGCTTCcggtgatgtgcctgggaaagcagtgcaagatggctctgtcccaggcccctgatgctcccacgtgggagacactgatggagctcaaggctcctggctgaggcctgggtGGGCCATTTGGAagctgaaacagcagatgggttctctctctctctctctctttctaacttgacatttcaaaaaaaaaaaaaaaaactctttaaagagaaaaaaaatatgaaaagccaGGTCTTTCccgccccctttccctctctagtCCGCCAGCACagtccccactcctcctcctccatgctcACCCATGGGCTCCCTCCTGCTCTGCAATGCACAGGCTCTCCCAGCGACCAGGACCTTCCAGGCAGATCGTCTCCCCCACATCGTTAGTGGCTCCCAATAAAGTTATATTTGGGGTTGGGTCTCACTCAGAGAGGGAGCAGTTGTTCCCAAGGTCCGTGGCAGTCGCTGTGCGTGTCCGGGGCAGGAACCGCGGCAGCATCTGCACGGAAGCCGCCCCTGTCCTCCGTGGACTCTGCTGAGCTCCAGCTCACTGTCAGCCTCACAGCCGGAGCTGCTGCTGCAGTCACTCTGTCCTCCATGGTTGGGGCGAACGACAAGGACAAGGTCGGGACCAGGTCAGGACAGAGGCGCTGTTTACTCACCCactctgggctggggccaggctctcCTCTCCCTGACCCAGGGCCCAGAGCACCCTTGTGGCCGGGCATCGCCTACTGTGACATGGGAGGTTCTTCTCCGTAGAAGAGTCCGCTTTCATGGCCTAAGGTGACTGATTCTGCtggtttgaaggcagagagacagggaaagagggagagacagagtgagaaagatcttccctccacggTCACCCTCAGTCGCCCGCTGTGTTAGGAGGGCAGCATCCCGGCTGCCTTGCTACTGCTGTGCCAGGGTCTGCCCACAGTTTGCACTTCCCTTGGGCTTCTACTGAGGGTGGGAATTGCCAGGTGG contains:
- the LOC133747726 gene encoding cocaine esterase-like translates to RRTLGKGPPISLSVPSSRAPVYFFEFQHRPSFTKDLRPPHVRADHGDEVVFVFRSFLFGSKVPLTEEEELLSRRVMKYWANFARNGNPNGEVLPHWPMFDQEERYLQLNVQPAVGQALKARRLQFWTHTLPQRVQELRGAEQKHTEL